The following proteins come from a genomic window of Oncorhynchus clarkii lewisi isolate Uvic-CL-2024 chromosome 23, UVic_Ocla_1.0, whole genome shotgun sequence:
- the LOC139381077 gene encoding exocyst complex component 7 isoform X3, with amino-acid sequence MIPTEDASARKREIEEKLKQEQETLSFIRENMEKSDQLTKGMVSILSSFESRLMQLENSIIPVHKQTENLQRLQENVDKTLSCMDHVISYYHVAKDTDKIIREGPTGRLDEYLACIAKIQKAVEYFQDNNPDSPELNTVKARFEKGKELLEAEFRGLLTRYSKPVPPILILDAITVDEELEVQEEVTLEHLPEAVLQDIICISGWLVEYGRNQDFMNVYFQIRSNQLDRSIKGLKDHFRKSSASSGILYSPAVQTKRKDTPTKKAPKRPVYIPGHDHDQRVKHQSDALTDKHGAAAGKDDVLDIEIDSYIHCISAFVKLAQSEYVLLTEIIPEHHQKKTFDSLIQEALDNLMLEGDNIVAAARRAIMRHDYSAVLTIFPILRHLKQTKPDFDSTLQGTAASTKNKLPTLITSMETIGAKALEEFADSIKNDPDKEYNMPKDGTVHELTSNAILFLQQLLDFQETAGAMLASQVLGDTYNIPLDPRETSSSASSSEFSRRLLSTYICKVLGNLQLNLLSKSKVYEDSALSAIFLHNNYNYILKSLEKSELIQLVTVTQKKAESSYRELIEQQKQIYQRSWYKVTEHITDRNMPAFQPGTKLKDKERQVIKDKFKGFNDGLEELCKIQKVWAIPDKEQRDAIRHAQRRVVSEAYRAFLQRYANISFTKNPEKYHKYRPEQVEEMIERLFDTSA; translated from the exons ATGATTCCGACCGAGGATGCGTCCGCGaggaagagggagatagaggagaaaCTAAAGCAG GAACAGGAAACCCTGTCCTTCATCCGAGAGAATATGGAGAAGAGTGATCAGCTGACTAAAGGGATG GTGTCCATCTTGTCATCGTTTGAGAGTCGTCTGATGCAGCTGGAGAACTCCATCATCCCAGTACACAAGCAGACAGAGAACCTACAGAGGCTTCAGGAGAATGTGGATAAGACCCTGTCCTGCATGGACCATGTCATCAGTTATTACCATGTAGCCAAGGACACCGACAAGATCAtcagagaggg GCCAACGGGTAGACTAGATGAGTACCTGGCCTGCATTGCCAAGATCCAGAAAGCTGTTGAGTACTTTCAGGACAACAACCCAGATAGCCCTGAGCTCAATACAGTG AAAGCACGATTTGAGAAGGGTAAGGAGCTCCTGGAGGCTGAGTTCCGTGGTCTGCTGACCCGCTACAGTAAGCCTGTTCCTCCCATATTGATCCTGGATGCCATCACTGTAGATGAGGAGCTGGAGGTTCAGGAGGAGGTGACTCTAGAACACCTCCCTGAAGCCGTGCTACAGGATATCATCTGTatctctggctggctggtggaGTACGGACGTAACCAGG aCTTTATGAACGTTTACTTCCAGATCCGCTCCAATCAGTTGGACCGCTCCATCAAGGGTTTGAAAGACCACTTCCGGAAGAGTTCTGCCTCTTCTGGCATCCTCTACTCACCAGCCGTTCAGACCAAACGCAAGGACACTCCCACTAAGAAGGCACCCAAGAGACCAG TCTACATCCCAG GTCACGATCATGACCAGCGGGTCAAACACCAGTCAGACGCCCTGACCGACAAGCATGGGGCAGCAGCAG GGAAGGATGATGTCCTGGACATAGAGATCGACTCTTACATCCACTGCATCAGTGCCTTTGTGAAGCTGGCCCAGAGTGAATACGTCCTGCTCACAGAGATCATCCCTGAACACCACCAGAAGAAGACCTTTGACTCCCTCATACAG GAAGCCCTGGACAACCTGATGCTGGAGGGTGACAACATAGTGGCGGCAGCACGGCGGGCCATCATGAGACACGACTACTCTGCTGTCCTCACCATCTTCCCCATCCTCAGGCACCTTAAACAGACCAAGCCAGACTTTGACTCCACGCTCCAG GGCACAGCTGCCAGTACCAAGAACAAGCTGCCTACCCTCATCACGTCCATGGAGACTATCGGAGCCAAAGCCCTGGAGGAGTTTGCAGACAGCATCAAG AATGACCCTGACAAGGAGTACAACATGCCTAAGGATGGAACTGTCCATGAGCTCACCAGCAAT gcCATCCTTTTCCTTCAGCAGCTGCTGGACTTTCAGGAGACAGCCGGAGCTATGCTGGCCTCTCAAG TACTGGGGGACACGTACAATATCCCTTTAGACCCCCGAG AGACCAGTTCGTCAGCCAGCAGCTCTGAGTTCAGTAGGAGACTTCTCAGCACCTACATAT GTAAAGTGTTGGGGAACTTGCAGCTGAATCTTCTCAGTAAATCCAAGGTGTACGAGGACTCTGCTCTGAGTGCCATCTTCCTCcacaacaactacaactacatCCTCAAGTCCCTGGAGAA GTCTGAGCTGATCCAGTTAGTGACAGTGACTCAGAAGAAGGCTGAGAGTTCATACAGAGAGCTGATAGAACAGCAGAAACAGATATACCAGCGCAG CTGGTACAAGGTCACAGAGCATATTACGGACCGGAACATGCCTGCCTTCCAACCAGGAACCAAG CTGAAAGACAAAGAGCGTCAGGTGATCAAAGACAAGTTTAAG GGATTCAACGACGGTCTGGAGGAGCTGTGTAAGATCCAGAAGGTGTGGGCCATCCCAGACAAGGAGCAGAGAGACGCCATCCGCCACGCCCAGAGGAGAGTGGTATCCGAGGCCTACAGGGCATTCCTACAGAG ATACGCCAACATTTCGTTCACCAAAAATCCTGAGAAATACCACAAGTATCGTCCAGAGCAGGTGGAGGAGATGATCGAGAGGCTTTTTGATACCTCAGCCTAA
- the LOC139381077 gene encoding exocyst complex component 7 isoform X10, with protein MIPTEDASARKREIEEKLKQEQETLSFIRENMEKSDQLTKGMVSILSSFESRLMQLENSIIPVHKQTENLQRLQENVDKTLSCMDHVISYYHVAKDTDKIIREGPTGRLDEYLACIAKIQKAVEYFQDNNPDSPELNTVKARFEKGKELLEAEFRGLLTRYSKPVPPILILDAITVDEELEVQEEVTLEHLPEAVLQDIICISGWLVEYGRNQDFMNVYFQIRSNQLDRSIKGLKDHFRKSSASSGILYSPAVQTKRKDTPTKKAPKRPGKDDVLDIEIDSYIHCISAFVKLAQSEYVLLTEIIPEHHQKKTFDSLIQEALDNLMLEGDNIVAAARRAIMRHDYSAVLTIFPILRHLKQTKPDFDSTLQGTAASTKNKLPTLITSMETIGAKALEEFADSIKNDPDKEYNMPKDGTVHELTSNAILFLQQLLDFQETAGAMLASQETSSSASSSEFSRRLLSTYICKVLGNLQLNLLSKSKVYEDSALSAIFLHNNYNYILKSLEKSELIQLVTVTQKKAESSYRELIEQQKQIYQRSWYKVTEHITDRNMPAFQPGTKLKDKERQVIKDKFKGFNDGLEELCKIQKVWAIPDKEQRDAIRHAQRRVVSEAYRAFLQRYANISFTKNPEKYHKYRPEQVEEMIERLFDTSA; from the exons ATGATTCCGACCGAGGATGCGTCCGCGaggaagagggagatagaggagaaaCTAAAGCAG GAACAGGAAACCCTGTCCTTCATCCGAGAGAATATGGAGAAGAGTGATCAGCTGACTAAAGGGATG GTGTCCATCTTGTCATCGTTTGAGAGTCGTCTGATGCAGCTGGAGAACTCCATCATCCCAGTACACAAGCAGACAGAGAACCTACAGAGGCTTCAGGAGAATGTGGATAAGACCCTGTCCTGCATGGACCATGTCATCAGTTATTACCATGTAGCCAAGGACACCGACAAGATCAtcagagaggg GCCAACGGGTAGACTAGATGAGTACCTGGCCTGCATTGCCAAGATCCAGAAAGCTGTTGAGTACTTTCAGGACAACAACCCAGATAGCCCTGAGCTCAATACAGTG AAAGCACGATTTGAGAAGGGTAAGGAGCTCCTGGAGGCTGAGTTCCGTGGTCTGCTGACCCGCTACAGTAAGCCTGTTCCTCCCATATTGATCCTGGATGCCATCACTGTAGATGAGGAGCTGGAGGTTCAGGAGGAGGTGACTCTAGAACACCTCCCTGAAGCCGTGCTACAGGATATCATCTGTatctctggctggctggtggaGTACGGACGTAACCAGG aCTTTATGAACGTTTACTTCCAGATCCGCTCCAATCAGTTGGACCGCTCCATCAAGGGTTTGAAAGACCACTTCCGGAAGAGTTCTGCCTCTTCTGGCATCCTCTACTCACCAGCCGTTCAGACCAAACGCAAGGACACTCCCACTAAGAAGGCACCCAAGAGACCAG GGAAGGATGATGTCCTGGACATAGAGATCGACTCTTACATCCACTGCATCAGTGCCTTTGTGAAGCTGGCCCAGAGTGAATACGTCCTGCTCACAGAGATCATCCCTGAACACCACCAGAAGAAGACCTTTGACTCCCTCATACAG GAAGCCCTGGACAACCTGATGCTGGAGGGTGACAACATAGTGGCGGCAGCACGGCGGGCCATCATGAGACACGACTACTCTGCTGTCCTCACCATCTTCCCCATCCTCAGGCACCTTAAACAGACCAAGCCAGACTTTGACTCCACGCTCCAG GGCACAGCTGCCAGTACCAAGAACAAGCTGCCTACCCTCATCACGTCCATGGAGACTATCGGAGCCAAAGCCCTGGAGGAGTTTGCAGACAGCATCAAG AATGACCCTGACAAGGAGTACAACATGCCTAAGGATGGAACTGTCCATGAGCTCACCAGCAAT gcCATCCTTTTCCTTCAGCAGCTGCTGGACTTTCAGGAGACAGCCGGAGCTATGCTGGCCTCTCAAG AGACCAGTTCGTCAGCCAGCAGCTCTGAGTTCAGTAGGAGACTTCTCAGCACCTACATAT GTAAAGTGTTGGGGAACTTGCAGCTGAATCTTCTCAGTAAATCCAAGGTGTACGAGGACTCTGCTCTGAGTGCCATCTTCCTCcacaacaactacaactacatCCTCAAGTCCCTGGAGAA GTCTGAGCTGATCCAGTTAGTGACAGTGACTCAGAAGAAGGCTGAGAGTTCATACAGAGAGCTGATAGAACAGCAGAAACAGATATACCAGCGCAG CTGGTACAAGGTCACAGAGCATATTACGGACCGGAACATGCCTGCCTTCCAACCAGGAACCAAG CTGAAAGACAAAGAGCGTCAGGTGATCAAAGACAAGTTTAAG GGATTCAACGACGGTCTGGAGGAGCTGTGTAAGATCCAGAAGGTGTGGGCCATCCCAGACAAGGAGCAGAGAGACGCCATCCGCCACGCCCAGAGGAGAGTGGTATCCGAGGCCTACAGGGCATTCCTACAGAG ATACGCCAACATTTCGTTCACCAAAAATCCTGAGAAATACCACAAGTATCGTCCAGAGCAGGTGGAGGAGATGATCGAGAGGCTTTTTGATACCTCAGCCTAA
- the LOC139381077 gene encoding exocyst complex component 7 isoform X6 — protein MIPTEDASARKREIEEKLKQEQETLSFIRENMEKSDQLTKGMVSILSSFESRLMQLENSIIPVHKQTENLQRLQENVDKTLSCMDHVISYYHVAKDTDKIIREGPTGRLDEYLACIAKIQKAVEYFQDNNPDSPELNTVKARFEKGKELLEAEFRGLLTRYSKPVPPILILDAITVDEELEVQEEVTLEHLPEAVLQDIICISGWLVEYGRNQDFMNVYFQIRSNQLDRSIKGLKDHFRKSSASSGILYSPAVQTKRKDTPTKKAPKRPGTIRKAQNLLKQYSQHGLDGKKGGSNLTPLEGKDDVLDIEIDSYIHCISAFVKLAQSEYVLLTEIIPEHHQKKTFDSLIQEALDNLMLEGDNIVAAARRAIMRHDYSAVLTIFPILRHLKQTKPDFDSTLQGTAASTKNKLPTLITSMETIGAKALEEFADSIKNDPDKEYNMPKDGTVHELTSNAILFLQQLLDFQETAGAMLASQETSSSASSSEFSRRLLSTYICKVLGNLQLNLLSKSKVYEDSALSAIFLHNNYNYILKSLEKSELIQLVTVTQKKAESSYRELIEQQKQIYQRSWYKVTEHITDRNMPAFQPGTKLKDKERQVIKDKFKGFNDGLEELCKIQKVWAIPDKEQRDAIRHAQRRVVSEAYRAFLQRYANISFTKNPEKYHKYRPEQVEEMIERLFDTSA, from the exons ATGATTCCGACCGAGGATGCGTCCGCGaggaagagggagatagaggagaaaCTAAAGCAG GAACAGGAAACCCTGTCCTTCATCCGAGAGAATATGGAGAAGAGTGATCAGCTGACTAAAGGGATG GTGTCCATCTTGTCATCGTTTGAGAGTCGTCTGATGCAGCTGGAGAACTCCATCATCCCAGTACACAAGCAGACAGAGAACCTACAGAGGCTTCAGGAGAATGTGGATAAGACCCTGTCCTGCATGGACCATGTCATCAGTTATTACCATGTAGCCAAGGACACCGACAAGATCAtcagagaggg GCCAACGGGTAGACTAGATGAGTACCTGGCCTGCATTGCCAAGATCCAGAAAGCTGTTGAGTACTTTCAGGACAACAACCCAGATAGCCCTGAGCTCAATACAGTG AAAGCACGATTTGAGAAGGGTAAGGAGCTCCTGGAGGCTGAGTTCCGTGGTCTGCTGACCCGCTACAGTAAGCCTGTTCCTCCCATATTGATCCTGGATGCCATCACTGTAGATGAGGAGCTGGAGGTTCAGGAGGAGGTGACTCTAGAACACCTCCCTGAAGCCGTGCTACAGGATATCATCTGTatctctggctggctggtggaGTACGGACGTAACCAGG aCTTTATGAACGTTTACTTCCAGATCCGCTCCAATCAGTTGGACCGCTCCATCAAGGGTTTGAAAGACCACTTCCGGAAGAGTTCTGCCTCTTCTGGCATCCTCTACTCACCAGCCGTTCAGACCAAACGCAAGGACACTCCCACTAAGAAGGCACCCAAGAGACCAG GGACCATTCGCAAGGCTCAGAACCTTCTCAAACAGTACTCTCAGCATGGTCTGGATGGGAAAAAGGGGGGCTCTAACCTCACTCCTTTGGAAG GGAAGGATGATGTCCTGGACATAGAGATCGACTCTTACATCCACTGCATCAGTGCCTTTGTGAAGCTGGCCCAGAGTGAATACGTCCTGCTCACAGAGATCATCCCTGAACACCACCAGAAGAAGACCTTTGACTCCCTCATACAG GAAGCCCTGGACAACCTGATGCTGGAGGGTGACAACATAGTGGCGGCAGCACGGCGGGCCATCATGAGACACGACTACTCTGCTGTCCTCACCATCTTCCCCATCCTCAGGCACCTTAAACAGACCAAGCCAGACTTTGACTCCACGCTCCAG GGCACAGCTGCCAGTACCAAGAACAAGCTGCCTACCCTCATCACGTCCATGGAGACTATCGGAGCCAAAGCCCTGGAGGAGTTTGCAGACAGCATCAAG AATGACCCTGACAAGGAGTACAACATGCCTAAGGATGGAACTGTCCATGAGCTCACCAGCAAT gcCATCCTTTTCCTTCAGCAGCTGCTGGACTTTCAGGAGACAGCCGGAGCTATGCTGGCCTCTCAAG AGACCAGTTCGTCAGCCAGCAGCTCTGAGTTCAGTAGGAGACTTCTCAGCACCTACATAT GTAAAGTGTTGGGGAACTTGCAGCTGAATCTTCTCAGTAAATCCAAGGTGTACGAGGACTCTGCTCTGAGTGCCATCTTCCTCcacaacaactacaactacatCCTCAAGTCCCTGGAGAA GTCTGAGCTGATCCAGTTAGTGACAGTGACTCAGAAGAAGGCTGAGAGTTCATACAGAGAGCTGATAGAACAGCAGAAACAGATATACCAGCGCAG CTGGTACAAGGTCACAGAGCATATTACGGACCGGAACATGCCTGCCTTCCAACCAGGAACCAAG CTGAAAGACAAAGAGCGTCAGGTGATCAAAGACAAGTTTAAG GGATTCAACGACGGTCTGGAGGAGCTGTGTAAGATCCAGAAGGTGTGGGCCATCCCAGACAAGGAGCAGAGAGACGCCATCCGCCACGCCCAGAGGAGAGTGGTATCCGAGGCCTACAGGGCATTCCTACAGAG ATACGCCAACATTTCGTTCACCAAAAATCCTGAGAAATACCACAAGTATCGTCCAGAGCAGGTGGAGGAGATGATCGAGAGGCTTTTTGATACCTCAGCCTAA
- the LOC139381077 gene encoding exocyst complex component 7 isoform X9, producing MIPTEDASARKREIEEKLKQEQETLSFIRENMEKSDQLTKGMVSILSSFESRLMQLENSIIPVHKQTENLQRLQENVDKTLSCMDHVISYYHVAKDTDKIIREGPTGRLDEYLACIAKIQKAVEYFQDNNPDSPELNTVKARFEKGKELLEAEFRGLLTRYSKPVPPILILDAITVDEELEVQEEVTLEHLPEAVLQDIICISGWLVEYGRNQDFMNVYFQIRSNQLDRSIKGLKDHFRKSSASSGILYSPAVQTKRKDTPTKKAPKRPGKDDVLDIEIDSYIHCISAFVKLAQSEYVLLTEIIPEHHQKKTFDSLIQEALDNLMLEGDNIVAAARRAIMRHDYSAVLTIFPILRHLKQTKPDFDSTLQGTAASTKNKLPTLITSMETIGAKALEEFADSIKNDPDKEYNMPKDGTVHELTSNAILFLQQLLDFQETAGAMLASQVLGDTYNIPLDPRETSSSASSSEFSRRLLSTYICKVLGNLQLNLLSKSKVYEDSALSAIFLHNNYNYILKSLEKSELIQLVTVTQKKAESSYRELIEQQKQIYQRSWYKVTEHITDRNMPAFQPGTKLKDKERQVIKDKFKGFNDGLEELCKIQKVWAIPDKEQRDAIRHAQRRVVSEAYRAFLQRYANISFTKNPEKYHKYRPEQVEEMIERLFDTSA from the exons ATGATTCCGACCGAGGATGCGTCCGCGaggaagagggagatagaggagaaaCTAAAGCAG GAACAGGAAACCCTGTCCTTCATCCGAGAGAATATGGAGAAGAGTGATCAGCTGACTAAAGGGATG GTGTCCATCTTGTCATCGTTTGAGAGTCGTCTGATGCAGCTGGAGAACTCCATCATCCCAGTACACAAGCAGACAGAGAACCTACAGAGGCTTCAGGAGAATGTGGATAAGACCCTGTCCTGCATGGACCATGTCATCAGTTATTACCATGTAGCCAAGGACACCGACAAGATCAtcagagaggg GCCAACGGGTAGACTAGATGAGTACCTGGCCTGCATTGCCAAGATCCAGAAAGCTGTTGAGTACTTTCAGGACAACAACCCAGATAGCCCTGAGCTCAATACAGTG AAAGCACGATTTGAGAAGGGTAAGGAGCTCCTGGAGGCTGAGTTCCGTGGTCTGCTGACCCGCTACAGTAAGCCTGTTCCTCCCATATTGATCCTGGATGCCATCACTGTAGATGAGGAGCTGGAGGTTCAGGAGGAGGTGACTCTAGAACACCTCCCTGAAGCCGTGCTACAGGATATCATCTGTatctctggctggctggtggaGTACGGACGTAACCAGG aCTTTATGAACGTTTACTTCCAGATCCGCTCCAATCAGTTGGACCGCTCCATCAAGGGTTTGAAAGACCACTTCCGGAAGAGTTCTGCCTCTTCTGGCATCCTCTACTCACCAGCCGTTCAGACCAAACGCAAGGACACTCCCACTAAGAAGGCACCCAAGAGACCAG GGAAGGATGATGTCCTGGACATAGAGATCGACTCTTACATCCACTGCATCAGTGCCTTTGTGAAGCTGGCCCAGAGTGAATACGTCCTGCTCACAGAGATCATCCCTGAACACCACCAGAAGAAGACCTTTGACTCCCTCATACAG GAAGCCCTGGACAACCTGATGCTGGAGGGTGACAACATAGTGGCGGCAGCACGGCGGGCCATCATGAGACACGACTACTCTGCTGTCCTCACCATCTTCCCCATCCTCAGGCACCTTAAACAGACCAAGCCAGACTTTGACTCCACGCTCCAG GGCACAGCTGCCAGTACCAAGAACAAGCTGCCTACCCTCATCACGTCCATGGAGACTATCGGAGCCAAAGCCCTGGAGGAGTTTGCAGACAGCATCAAG AATGACCCTGACAAGGAGTACAACATGCCTAAGGATGGAACTGTCCATGAGCTCACCAGCAAT gcCATCCTTTTCCTTCAGCAGCTGCTGGACTTTCAGGAGACAGCCGGAGCTATGCTGGCCTCTCAAG TACTGGGGGACACGTACAATATCCCTTTAGACCCCCGAG AGACCAGTTCGTCAGCCAGCAGCTCTGAGTTCAGTAGGAGACTTCTCAGCACCTACATAT GTAAAGTGTTGGGGAACTTGCAGCTGAATCTTCTCAGTAAATCCAAGGTGTACGAGGACTCTGCTCTGAGTGCCATCTTCCTCcacaacaactacaactacatCCTCAAGTCCCTGGAGAA GTCTGAGCTGATCCAGTTAGTGACAGTGACTCAGAAGAAGGCTGAGAGTTCATACAGAGAGCTGATAGAACAGCAGAAACAGATATACCAGCGCAG CTGGTACAAGGTCACAGAGCATATTACGGACCGGAACATGCCTGCCTTCCAACCAGGAACCAAG CTGAAAGACAAAGAGCGTCAGGTGATCAAAGACAAGTTTAAG GGATTCAACGACGGTCTGGAGGAGCTGTGTAAGATCCAGAAGGTGTGGGCCATCCCAGACAAGGAGCAGAGAGACGCCATCCGCCACGCCCAGAGGAGAGTGGTATCCGAGGCCTACAGGGCATTCCTACAGAG ATACGCCAACATTTCGTTCACCAAAAATCCTGAGAAATACCACAAGTATCGTCCAGAGCAGGTGGAGGAGATGATCGAGAGGCTTTTTGATACCTCAGCCTAA
- the LOC139381077 gene encoding exocyst complex component 7 isoform X8, with protein sequence MIPTEDASARKREIEEKLKQEQETLSFIRENMEKSDQLTKGMVSILSSFESRLMQLENSIIPVHKQTENLQRLQENVDKTLSCMDHVISYYHVAKDTDKIIREGPTGRLDEYLACIAKIQKAVEYFQDNNPDSPELNTVKARFEKGKELLEAEFRGLLTRYSKPVPPILILDAITVDEELEVQEEVTLEHLPEAVLQDIICISGWLVEYGRNQDFMNVYFQIRSNQLDRSIKGLKDHFRKSSASSGILYSPAVQTKRKDTPTKKAPKRPGHDHDQRVKHQSDALTDKHGAAAGKDDVLDIEIDSYIHCISAFVKLAQSEYVLLTEIIPEHHQKKTFDSLIQEALDNLMLEGDNIVAAARRAIMRHDYSAVLTIFPILRHLKQTKPDFDSTLQGTAASTKNKLPTLITSMETIGAKALEEFADSIKNDPDKEYNMPKDGTVHELTSNAILFLQQLLDFQETAGAMLASQETSSSASSSEFSRRLLSTYICKVLGNLQLNLLSKSKVYEDSALSAIFLHNNYNYILKSLEKSELIQLVTVTQKKAESSYRELIEQQKQIYQRSWYKVTEHITDRNMPAFQPGTKLKDKERQVIKDKFKGFNDGLEELCKIQKVWAIPDKEQRDAIRHAQRRVVSEAYRAFLQRYANISFTKNPEKYHKYRPEQVEEMIERLFDTSA encoded by the exons ATGATTCCGACCGAGGATGCGTCCGCGaggaagagggagatagaggagaaaCTAAAGCAG GAACAGGAAACCCTGTCCTTCATCCGAGAGAATATGGAGAAGAGTGATCAGCTGACTAAAGGGATG GTGTCCATCTTGTCATCGTTTGAGAGTCGTCTGATGCAGCTGGAGAACTCCATCATCCCAGTACACAAGCAGACAGAGAACCTACAGAGGCTTCAGGAGAATGTGGATAAGACCCTGTCCTGCATGGACCATGTCATCAGTTATTACCATGTAGCCAAGGACACCGACAAGATCAtcagagaggg GCCAACGGGTAGACTAGATGAGTACCTGGCCTGCATTGCCAAGATCCAGAAAGCTGTTGAGTACTTTCAGGACAACAACCCAGATAGCCCTGAGCTCAATACAGTG AAAGCACGATTTGAGAAGGGTAAGGAGCTCCTGGAGGCTGAGTTCCGTGGTCTGCTGACCCGCTACAGTAAGCCTGTTCCTCCCATATTGATCCTGGATGCCATCACTGTAGATGAGGAGCTGGAGGTTCAGGAGGAGGTGACTCTAGAACACCTCCCTGAAGCCGTGCTACAGGATATCATCTGTatctctggctggctggtggaGTACGGACGTAACCAGG aCTTTATGAACGTTTACTTCCAGATCCGCTCCAATCAGTTGGACCGCTCCATCAAGGGTTTGAAAGACCACTTCCGGAAGAGTTCTGCCTCTTCTGGCATCCTCTACTCACCAGCCGTTCAGACCAAACGCAAGGACACTCCCACTAAGAAGGCACCCAAGAGACCAG GTCACGATCATGACCAGCGGGTCAAACACCAGTCAGACGCCCTGACCGACAAGCATGGGGCAGCAGCAG GGAAGGATGATGTCCTGGACATAGAGATCGACTCTTACATCCACTGCATCAGTGCCTTTGTGAAGCTGGCCCAGAGTGAATACGTCCTGCTCACAGAGATCATCCCTGAACACCACCAGAAGAAGACCTTTGACTCCCTCATACAG GAAGCCCTGGACAACCTGATGCTGGAGGGTGACAACATAGTGGCGGCAGCACGGCGGGCCATCATGAGACACGACTACTCTGCTGTCCTCACCATCTTCCCCATCCTCAGGCACCTTAAACAGACCAAGCCAGACTTTGACTCCACGCTCCAG GGCACAGCTGCCAGTACCAAGAACAAGCTGCCTACCCTCATCACGTCCATGGAGACTATCGGAGCCAAAGCCCTGGAGGAGTTTGCAGACAGCATCAAG AATGACCCTGACAAGGAGTACAACATGCCTAAGGATGGAACTGTCCATGAGCTCACCAGCAAT gcCATCCTTTTCCTTCAGCAGCTGCTGGACTTTCAGGAGACAGCCGGAGCTATGCTGGCCTCTCAAG AGACCAGTTCGTCAGCCAGCAGCTCTGAGTTCAGTAGGAGACTTCTCAGCACCTACATAT GTAAAGTGTTGGGGAACTTGCAGCTGAATCTTCTCAGTAAATCCAAGGTGTACGAGGACTCTGCTCTGAGTGCCATCTTCCTCcacaacaactacaactacatCCTCAAGTCCCTGGAGAA GTCTGAGCTGATCCAGTTAGTGACAGTGACTCAGAAGAAGGCTGAGAGTTCATACAGAGAGCTGATAGAACAGCAGAAACAGATATACCAGCGCAG CTGGTACAAGGTCACAGAGCATATTACGGACCGGAACATGCCTGCCTTCCAACCAGGAACCAAG CTGAAAGACAAAGAGCGTCAGGTGATCAAAGACAAGTTTAAG GGATTCAACGACGGTCTGGAGGAGCTGTGTAAGATCCAGAAGGTGTGGGCCATCCCAGACAAGGAGCAGAGAGACGCCATCCGCCACGCCCAGAGGAGAGTGGTATCCGAGGCCTACAGGGCATTCCTACAGAG ATACGCCAACATTTCGTTCACCAAAAATCCTGAGAAATACCACAAGTATCGTCCAGAGCAGGTGGAGGAGATGATCGAGAGGCTTTTTGATACCTCAGCCTAA